Proteins from a genomic interval of Papaver somniferum cultivar HN1 chromosome 4, ASM357369v1, whole genome shotgun sequence:
- the LOC113273901 gene encoding tetraketide alpha-pyrone reductase 2-like — MPEYCVTGGTGFIASYIVKGLLEKGHRVRATVRDPDNVEKVGFLWEMAGAKERLKLVKADLMVDGSFDDAVNGVDGVFHTASPVLVPYNNDIQATLIDPSIKGTGNVLKSCSKASSIKRVVLTSSCSAVRYRSDVQQVSPLNESHWSDLEYCKQYNLWYPYAKTLAEQEAWKLAKECGLDLVVVNPSFVVGPLIAPSPTSTLQLILGIIKGVKGDYPKFTVGFVHINDVVAAHILAMEESKASGRLICSSSVANFSEIIEMLKSKYPSYPFENKYDDRIGDDNPHSMDCSKIHQLGLPPFKTIPEMFEDCIKSFQDKGFL, encoded by the exons ATGCCTGAATACTGTGTAACGGGAGGGACTGGATTCATAGCTTCATACATAGTGAAAGGATTACTGGAGAAAGGCCACAGAGTTAGAGCAACAGTGCGAGACCCAG ACAATGTGGAAAAGGTTGGATTTCTTTGGGAGATGGCTGGAGCTAAGGAGAGACTAAAGCTGGTTAAAGCTGATCTTATGGTTGACGGGAGTTTCGATGATGCTGTAAATGGCGTAGATGGTGTCTTCCATACAGCATCCCCTGTCCTCGTGCCTTACAACAATGACATTCAG GCAACTTTGATTGATCCAAGTATAAAGGGCACAGGGAATGTGTTGAAATCATGCTCTAAAGCAAGTTCTATTAAGAGAGTTGTGCTCACCTCTTCTTGTTCAGCTGTGAGATACCGCTCCGATGTTCAACAGGTTTCCCCTCTAAATGAATCACACTGGAGTGACCTCGAGTACTGCAAACAATACAAT CTATGGTATCCTTACGCGAAGACGTTAGCTGAGCAAGAGGCTTGGAAACTGGCCAAGGAGTGCGGACTTGATCTTGTGGTAGTGAACCCATCTTTCGTAGTGGGTCCTTTGATTGCTCCCTCCCCAACAAGCACACTTCAGTTGATATTGGGGATCATTAAAG GAGTCAAGGGCGACTATCCAAAATTTACCGTGGGATTTGTGCACATCAATGACGTAGTTGCTGCCCATATCTTAGCCATGGAAGAGAGCAAAGCATCAGGCAGGCTTATATGTTCGAGTTCTGTGGCCAACTTCTCAGAGATAATAGAAATGCTCAAGTCCAAGTACCCATCCTATCCATTCGAGAACAA GTACGATGACCGGATAGGAGATGATAATCCACATAGCATGGACTGTAGCAAGATTCATCAACTGGGGCTCCCTCCTTTCAAAACTATACCTGAAATGTTTGAAGATTGCATCAAAAGCTTCCAAGACAAGGGGTTTCTCTGA